A stretch of the Bradyrhizobium sp. CCBAU 53351 genome encodes the following:
- a CDS encoding LrgB family protein, which translates to MSDNPFSLWVYLSQSPLLWLTVTLLVYAATDAVSLATRRHPLANPVLHAMWIIGAFLLLTGTSYTTYFAGAQFVHFLLGPATVALAVPLYENRKRVVASIVPMLVALVAGSVTAVVSVVLLAELAGLPREVVLSLAPKSVTAGVAMGIAESLHADPSLAAVAVILTGIMGAIIVTPLMNRTGITDYRARGFAAGLAAHGIGTARAFQVDEIAGVFSGIAMSLNALVTSFLVPLAVTLLVR; encoded by the coding sequence ATGAGCGACAATCCGTTCTCGCTGTGGGTCTATCTCTCGCAGTCGCCGCTGCTCTGGCTGACCGTGACGCTGCTGGTCTATGCGGCCACGGATGCGGTGTCGCTGGCGACGCGGCGCCATCCGCTGGCCAATCCCGTGCTGCATGCGATGTGGATCATCGGCGCGTTCCTGCTGCTGACCGGCACCTCCTACACGACCTATTTTGCCGGCGCGCAATTCGTGCATTTCCTGCTCGGGCCTGCAACCGTCGCGCTCGCCGTGCCGCTCTACGAGAACCGCAAGCGCGTGGTCGCCTCCATCGTGCCGATGCTGGTGGCGCTGGTCGCGGGCTCGGTCACCGCCGTGGTGTCGGTGGTGCTGCTGGCCGAGCTTGCCGGCCTTCCCCGCGAGGTGGTGCTGTCGCTGGCGCCGAAATCGGTCACCGCGGGCGTTGCCATGGGCATCGCCGAATCCCTGCATGCCGATCCCTCGCTGGCGGCCGTCGCGGTGATCCTCACAGGCATCATGGGCGCCATCATCGTGACGCCGCTGATGAACCGCACCGGCATCACCGATTACCGTGCCCGCGGATTCGCAGCCGGCCTTGCGGCCCATGGCATCGGGACCGCGCGCGCGTTCCAGGTCGACGAGATCGCGGGCGTGTTTTCGGGTATCGCCATGAGCTTGAACGCCTTGGTGACCTCGTTCCTGGTCCCCCTGGCCGTCACGCTGCTGGTGCGATGA
- a CDS encoding DsbA family protein: MAGFKNKAFEPTRRTALTLIGASALAAGGINSALAAAGDDEVLTEAKVLRDPDTPVAGNPDGNITIVEWSDYNCPYCRKLEPELRQVVQDDGKVRLVMKDWPILGPVSVTAARSALAAKFQDKYHKAHDAMMGVSSRLTESRINELLAAAGVDMDRLKRDLAGRGSDIDALLKRNNEQAEAFGFNGTPSFIVGKYRVPGVLSMAEFEQVIADARKAKMN; this comes from the coding sequence ATGGCCGGATTCAAGAACAAGGCATTTGAGCCGACGCGGCGCACGGCTCTGACGCTGATCGGGGCGAGCGCCCTTGCGGCGGGCGGGATCAACTCTGCGCTGGCAGCCGCTGGCGACGACGAGGTGTTGACCGAAGCCAAGGTGCTGCGCGATCCCGATACGCCCGTCGCCGGCAATCCCGATGGCAACATCACCATCGTCGAATGGTCTGATTATAATTGCCCCTATTGCCGCAAGCTCGAGCCCGAGCTGCGCCAGGTCGTTCAGGACGACGGCAAGGTGCGACTGGTGATGAAGGATTGGCCGATCCTCGGGCCGGTCTCGGTCACGGCGGCGCGGTCCGCGCTCGCGGCGAAATTCCAGGACAAGTATCATAAGGCCCATGACGCCATGATGGGCGTCAGCTCGCGCCTGACCGAGTCGCGCATCAACGAGCTGCTGGCGGCGGCCGGCGTCGACATGGACCGCCTGAAACGCGATCTTGCCGGCCGGGGCAGCGACATCGATGCGCTGCTCAAGCGCAACAACGAGCAGGCCGAGGCCTTCGGCTTCAACGGCACCCCGTCTTTCATCGTCGGCAAGTACCGTGTGCCCGGTGTGCTCAGCATGGCCGAGTTCGAGCAGGTCATCGCCGATGCCCGCAAGGCCAAGATGAACTGA
- a CDS encoding nucleotidyl transferase AbiEii/AbiGii toxin family protein gives MQQRFEPKLSILPAAQREIWPLLVPSRKLQLVLYGGTAVALQLGHRESLDFDFFCSAPLDKDEVRAQFDFVKGAAILHDAPNTLVVSTTMPSGSVKVSFFGRIGFGRINDPMQVADGTMFVASLEDLLATKLEATLDRAEAKDYLDIAEMISAGVSLPRGISAFREMFGGEPAQVLRAIGFFEDGDLRALSASDRRILRESRDRVGVLPDVSLKQGLL, from the coding sequence ATGCAGCAACGCTTTGAGCCGAAACTGTCGATCTTGCCCGCCGCTCAACGCGAAATTTGGCCCCTGCTTGTCCCTTCACGGAAGTTGCAGCTTGTCCTCTACGGCGGAACTGCCGTTGCCCTTCAATTGGGGCACCGAGAGTCGCTCGATTTCGACTTCTTCTGCTCTGCTCCATTGGATAAGGACGAAGTCCGTGCGCAATTCGACTTCGTCAAGGGTGCGGCCATCCTTCATGATGCGCCCAATACACTGGTTGTCTCGACCACCATGCCCTCAGGCTCAGTGAAAGTCTCATTCTTCGGACGCATCGGCTTCGGTCGCATCAACGACCCGATGCAAGTGGCTGATGGCACCATGTTTGTAGCATCGCTTGAGGACTTGCTGGCCACCAAGCTCGAGGCGACGCTCGACCGCGCCGAAGCCAAGGACTATCTGGACATTGCTGAAATGATCTCCGCGGGTGTGTCGTTGCCGCGCGGAATCTCGGCATTCCGGGAGATGTTTGGCGGCGAACCAGCGCAAGTGCTGCGCGCAATAGGTTTCTTCGAAGATGGAGATCTTCGAGCTCTGAGTGCGAGCGATCGCCGGATCCTGCGGGAGTCCCGAGATCGCGTAGGGGTGTTACCCGATGTGTCTCTCAAGCAGGGCTTATTGTGA
- a CDS encoding dienelactone hydrolase family protein produces the protein MSEAVIDDIVAVLPPLLNALEALGFFARNLHPPAFASVMNAIGTPDEALQTARAAIGDWPEQFAGLRAQLNRACDETLAAFAGIREVGRGHGDLVAVFRALRHLPRAQEALYPLAAQFPPVSSFFLNAAHRDDADLLSRLEAGTREDTGILHDHNEPGSRGGFSVYVPEYYTQDRAMPLVMALHGGSGNGRGFLWSWLRDARSLGAILVAPTAMGSTWALMGDDADTPNLMRILEAVRSRWTVDASRMLLTGMSDGGTFCYVSGLEAASPFTHLAPVSATFHPLMAEMADATRLQRLPIFITHGKLDWMFPVQTARQTQAALAAAGADVTYREIDDLSHTYPREINAALMQWLNAA, from the coding sequence ATGAGCGAGGCCGTGATCGACGACATCGTGGCCGTGCTTCCGCCGCTGCTGAACGCGCTGGAGGCGCTCGGCTTCTTTGCCCGTAATCTGCATCCGCCGGCGTTTGCCTCCGTCATGAACGCAATCGGCACGCCGGACGAGGCGCTGCAGACGGCACGCGCTGCGATCGGGGATTGGCCGGAGCAGTTCGCCGGCTTGCGCGCGCAACTGAATCGCGCCTGCGACGAGACGCTCGCCGCCTTTGCCGGCATCCGTGAGGTCGGGCGCGGCCATGGCGATCTCGTCGCGGTGTTCCGCGCGCTGCGCCATCTGCCGCGCGCGCAGGAGGCGCTTTATCCCCTTGCGGCGCAGTTTCCGCCGGTAAGCAGCTTCTTCCTCAACGCCGCCCATCGCGACGATGCGGACCTGTTATCCCGGCTCGAAGCCGGCACGCGCGAAGACACCGGCATCTTGCACGATCACAACGAGCCCGGCAGCCGCGGCGGCTTCTCGGTCTACGTGCCCGAGTATTACACGCAGGATCGCGCCATGCCGCTGGTGATGGCGCTGCATGGCGGCAGCGGCAACGGACGCGGTTTTCTGTGGAGCTGGCTGCGCGATGCGCGCAGCCTCGGCGCGATCCTGGTGGCGCCGACCGCGATGGGCTCGACCTGGGCGCTGATGGGCGATGATGCCGATACGCCCAATCTCATGCGCATCCTCGAAGCCGTGCGCAGCCGCTGGACCGTCGATGCCTCGCGCATGCTGCTGACCGGAATGAGCGATGGCGGCACCTTCTGTTACGTGAGCGGGCTTGAAGCCGCTTCGCCCTTCACCCATCTCGCCCCGGTCTCGGCAACCTTCCATCCGCTGATGGCGGAGATGGCGGACGCCACGCGCCTGCAGAGGCTGCCGATCTTCATCACCCACGGCAAGCTCGACTGGATGTTTCCCGTGCAGACAGCGCGCCAGACGCAGGCGGCGCTCGCAGCCGCCGGCGCCGATGTCACCTATCGCGAGATCGACGATCTCAGCCACACCTATCCGCGCGAGATCAACGCGGCGCTGATGCAGTGGCTGAATGCCGCTTAG
- a CDS encoding S1C family serine protease, whose amino-acid sequence MTTLTEWRVPPANQPRASDYGFDLDRALASVVGLHAIIPPDAFSAETLGTERAGNGVVIDDGLVLTIGYLITEAESVWLHLADGRVVEGHALGFDSVTGFGLVQALGALDVEPLPLGNSAATRIGDRVVVGGTGGRTRSVASQIVAKQEFAGYWEYLLDEAIFTYPAHPNWGGTALLNERGELIGIGSLQLDRERDGKAEHVNMIVPIDLLKPILEDLRKFGRVNKPARPWLGLFSTDIDNRVVVIGISANGPAARAELKTGDVILAVDGDKVTSQTEFYKKMWSLGAAGVDVPLTVHHEGVTFDVTVTSTDRFKLLKAPKLH is encoded by the coding sequence ATGACCACCCTGACCGAATGGAGAGTGCCGCCGGCCAATCAGCCGCGTGCGAGCGACTACGGTTTCGATCTCGACCGCGCGCTCGCATCCGTCGTCGGCCTGCACGCCATCATCCCGCCGGACGCCTTCAGCGCCGAAACGCTGGGCACCGAACGCGCGGGCAACGGCGTCGTGATTGATGACGGCCTCGTGCTCACCATCGGCTATCTCATCACCGAGGCGGAATCGGTGTGGCTGCATCTCGCCGACGGACGGGTGGTCGAAGGGCATGCGCTCGGCTTCGATTCCGTCACCGGCTTCGGCCTCGTGCAGGCGCTCGGTGCGCTCGACGTCGAGCCCTTGCCGCTCGGCAACTCGGCAGCAACCCGAATCGGCGACCGCGTCGTGGTCGGCGGCACCGGCGGCCGCACGCGCTCCGTCGCGAGCCAGATCGTGGCCAAGCAGGAATTCGCCGGCTATTGGGAATACCTGCTGGACGAAGCCATCTTCACCTATCCCGCGCATCCGAACTGGGGTGGCACCGCGCTGCTCAACGAGCGCGGCGAGTTGATCGGCATCGGCTCGCTTCAGCTGGATCGCGAACGCGACGGCAAGGCCGAGCACGTCAACATGATCGTGCCGATCGACCTGTTGAAGCCGATCCTGGAAGATCTGCGCAAGTTCGGCCGCGTCAACAAGCCGGCGCGGCCATGGCTCGGGCTGTTCTCGACCGACATCGACAACCGCGTAGTGGTGATCGGAATCTCCGCCAACGGCCCGGCCGCGCGCGCCGAGCTCAAGACCGGCGACGTCATCCTCGCCGTCGACGGCGACAAGGTCACGAGCCAGACCGAATTCTACAAGAAGATGTGGTCGCTCGGCGCCGCCGGTGTCGACGTGCCGCTGACCGTGCACCACGAAGGCGTCACCTTCGACGTCACGGTGACCTCGACCGATCGCTTCAAGCTGTTGAAGGCACCGAAGCTGCATTGA
- a CDS encoding M20 family metallopeptidase, with the protein MDNRSDIWRGIDTIKARFIDLSDKVWGMPEVCYTEARSAAEHLAELRHQGFRITEKVAGIPTAVMGEWGEGGPVIAFMGEYDALPGLSQEAGVAEHRPIEAGGHGHGCGHNLLGSAALLAATAVKDWLAENKVPGRVRYYGCPAEEGGAAKAFMVRSGAFEDADIAITWHPHSFWEVAVTPSLANTRADFIFTGRTSHAAASPHLGRSALDAVELMNVGVNYMREHMPSDARVHYALLDTGGIAPNVVQAHARVRYSIRARDLPGMNELVERVSKIAQGAALMTETKVEMKIISAVSNILPNAPLEQALHRVMEELGPPHFDDADKSFAGQIRATLSDKDIASVYYAIGMEPTDRPLADFLVPLDAKRNPLVGSTDVGDVSWVVPTVQVHAPTVAIGTPFHTWQVVAQGKSPHAHKAMVQAAKAMAGLGIKALSDPELIKAAKADLKKRTAKTPYVCPLPDHVEPPLDMSVA; encoded by the coding sequence ATGGACAACCGCAGCGATATCTGGCGTGGCATCGACACGATCAAGGCGCGTTTCATCGACCTCAGCGACAAGGTCTGGGGCATGCCCGAAGTGTGCTACACCGAGGCGCGGTCCGCCGCCGAACATCTCGCCGAGCTGCGCCATCAAGGTTTCCGCATCACCGAGAAGGTCGCGGGCATTCCGACCGCGGTGATGGGCGAGTGGGGCGAGGGCGGTCCGGTCATCGCTTTCATGGGGGAATATGACGCGCTGCCCGGCCTCAGCCAGGAAGCGGGCGTCGCCGAGCATCGTCCGATCGAAGCCGGCGGACACGGCCATGGCTGCGGTCATAATCTGCTCGGTTCCGCCGCGCTGCTCGCCGCGACCGCGGTGAAGGACTGGCTCGCCGAGAACAAGGTGCCCGGTCGCGTGCGCTATTATGGCTGCCCGGCTGAAGAGGGCGGCGCAGCCAAGGCCTTCATGGTGCGCTCCGGCGCGTTCGAGGACGCCGACATCGCGATCACCTGGCATCCGCACAGCTTCTGGGAGGTCGCGGTGACGCCGTCGCTCGCCAACACGCGTGCGGACTTCATCTTCACCGGCCGCACCTCGCATGCCGCGGCCTCGCCGCATCTCGGCCGTTCCGCGCTCGATGCGGTGGAACTGATGAATGTCGGCGTGAACTACATGCGCGAACACATGCCGAGCGATGCGCGCGTGCATTATGCGTTGCTCGACACCGGCGGCATCGCACCCAACGTGGTGCAGGCCCATGCGCGGGTGCGCTATTCGATCCGCGCACGTGATCTTCCCGGCATGAACGAGCTGGTCGAGCGCGTGTCCAAGATCGCGCAGGGCGCGGCGCTGATGACGGAAACCAAGGTGGAGATGAAGATCATCTCCGCGGTCTCCAACATCCTGCCGAACGCGCCGCTGGAGCAGGCGCTGCACCGGGTCATGGAAGAGCTCGGACCGCCGCATTTCGATGATGCCGACAAGAGCTTTGCCGGCCAGATCCGCGCGACGCTGAGCGACAAGGACATCGCGTCCGTCTATTACGCGATCGGCATGGAGCCGACCGATCGGCCGCTGGCCGACTTCCTGGTGCCGCTCGATGCCAAACGCAACCCGCTGGTCGGCTCGACCGACGTCGGCGACGTCAGCTGGGTGGTGCCGACCGTGCAGGTTCACGCACCGACGGTTGCAATCGGCACGCCCTTCCACACCTGGCAGGTGGTGGCGCAGGGCAAGAGCCCGCATGCCCACAAAGCCATGGTGCAGGCGGCCAAGGCGATGGCCGGTCTCGGCATCAAGGCGCTGTCGGATCCGGAGCTGATCAAGGCGGCGAAGGCCGATTTGAAGAAGCGGACGGCCAAGACACCTTATGTCTGTCCGCTGCCGGACCACGTTGAGCCGCCGCTCGACATGTCCGTGGCGTAG
- a CDS encoding peptide ABC transporter substrate-binding protein — protein sequence MLDKELRSMIGQVKDGRMDRRAFIKHMAAVGLTAPLANQILALGGVAMAEGASTYKPTKRGGGGALKLLWWQGPTLLNPHFATGTKDQDGARLFYEPLACWDPDGNMKLVLAAEIPSIQNGLLAADGKSVTWKLKPGVKWHDGQPFTADDVVFNWEYAKDPATSALTIATLRDITVEKVDELTVRIVFNKPTPFWADAFVGAPNTIIPKHLFKDYTGSKSREAPTNLSPVGTGPYKFVEFKPGDLVRGVLNPDYHMPNRPYFDSVEMKGGGDAVSAARAVIQTGEYDFGWNIQVEDDVLLRLEKGGKGKTVYAVGGDTEFIALNFTDPNTEVDGERSSIKTKHPLFSDPAVRKALSLLIDRESVKKAIYGRAGRTTANFLNGPEKFVSKNTSWEFSIEKASKMLDDAGWKPGADGIREKDGKKLKLVYQTSINGPRQKTQAIVKQACQKAGIDVELKSVVASVFFSSDVGNPDTYSKFYADMEMFQIPLSQPDPSQHMRRYLSTLVATKENKWQGTNFPRWVNKEYDATIQAADGEMDPVKRAALYIKANDLMYQDTVFIPVQHRLKVEAAANNLRPVVSGWANETDNLFDWYREE from the coding sequence ATGCTGGATAAAGAACTGCGTTCGATGATCGGCCAGGTGAAGGACGGGCGAATGGATCGCCGCGCCTTTATCAAGCACATGGCCGCGGTCGGCCTCACCGCCCCCCTGGCCAACCAGATCCTCGCGCTTGGCGGCGTCGCCATGGCGGAGGGCGCCTCGACCTACAAGCCGACCAAGCGCGGCGGCGGCGGTGCGCTGAAGCTGTTGTGGTGGCAGGGTCCAACCTTGCTCAATCCGCATTTCGCCACCGGCACCAAGGACCAGGACGGCGCGCGTCTGTTCTATGAACCCCTCGCCTGCTGGGATCCCGACGGCAACATGAAGCTGGTGCTGGCGGCGGAGATTCCGTCGATCCAGAACGGCCTGCTCGCCGCCGACGGCAAGTCGGTGACCTGGAAGCTGAAGCCCGGCGTGAAGTGGCACGATGGCCAGCCGTTCACGGCTGACGACGTCGTGTTCAACTGGGAATACGCCAAGGATCCGGCGACCTCCGCACTGACGATCGCGACGCTCCGCGACATCACGGTCGAGAAGGTGGATGAGCTCACGGTGCGCATCGTCTTCAACAAGCCGACGCCGTTCTGGGCCGACGCCTTCGTCGGGGCGCCCAACACCATCATCCCGAAACATCTGTTCAAGGACTACACGGGGTCCAAGTCGCGCGAGGCGCCGACCAACCTCTCGCCGGTCGGCACCGGCCCCTACAAGTTCGTCGAGTTCAAGCCGGGCGATCTCGTTCGCGGCGTGCTCAACCCCGATTATCACATGCCGAACCGTCCCTATTTCGATTCGGTCGAGATGAAGGGCGGCGGCGACGCCGTCTCGGCCGCGCGTGCGGTGATCCAGACCGGCGAGTATGATTTCGGCTGGAACATCCAGGTCGAGGACGACGTGCTGTTGCGCCTGGAGAAGGGCGGCAAGGGAAAGACCGTCTATGCCGTCGGCGGCGACACCGAATTCATCGCACTGAACTTCACCGATCCCAACACCGAGGTCGACGGCGAACGCTCGTCGATCAAGACCAAGCACCCGCTGTTTTCCGATCCGGCGGTGCGCAAGGCGCTCTCGCTGCTGATCGATCGCGAGTCGGTCAAGAAGGCGATCTACGGCCGCGCCGGCCGCACCACCGCGAACTTCCTCAACGGGCCCGAAAAATTCGTGTCCAAGAACACCTCGTGGGAATTCAGCATCGAGAAGGCCTCGAAGATGCTCGACGATGCCGGCTGGAAGCCGGGCGCCGACGGCATCCGCGAGAAGGACGGCAAGAAGCTCAAGCTCGTCTACCAGACCTCGATCAACGGCCCGCGCCAGAAGACCCAGGCGATCGTCAAGCAGGCCTGCCAGAAGGCCGGCATCGACGTCGAGCTGAAATCGGTCGTCGCCTCGGTGTTCTTCTCCTCCGACGTCGGCAATCCCGACACCTACTCCAAGTTCTACGCCGACATGGAGATGTTCCAGATCCCGCTGAGCCAGCCGGATCCGTCGCAGCACATGCGCCGCTATCTCTCGACCCTGGTCGCCACCAAGGAGAACAAGTGGCAGGGCACCAACTTCCCGCGCTGGGTCAACAAGGAGTACGACGCGACCATCCAGGCCGCGGACGGCGAGATGGATCCGGTCAAGCGCGCTGCGCTCTACATCAAGGCCAATGACCTCATGTACCAGGACACGGTGTTCATCCCGGTGCAGCATCGCCTGAAGGTCGAAGCGGCCGCCAACAACCTGCGGCCGGTCGTTTCCGGCTGGGCCAACGAGACCGACAATCTGTTCGACTGGTACCGCGAGGAATGA
- a CDS encoding ABC transporter permease: MSQYVLRRLLIAIPSLLGISAVLFFVLALAPGDPFSELATNPNVPPEVQAALRAKFGLDDPIHLRYLHWLSAMLHGDWGFSFVSRMNVDTLILQRLPATLYVIGSAQILALLIAIPVGVYAATKPYSLFDQIANTLAFVGFSLPTFFTGILFILIFSVTLDWLPFVYTTDIKATGIHWVLEMIRQAIMPVAVLGLFQAASMTRFVRSAMLDVIRLDYVTTARAKGLGQAKVIVKHVMRNAMIPVVTLIALQMPAVFGGAIVTEQIFRIPGIGSLLISSILSNDTPVVMAVTFVFACLVVLFNLIADVLYGWLDPRISLR, encoded by the coding sequence ATGAGTCAATATGTTCTACGTCGCCTGCTGATCGCGATTCCGAGCCTGCTCGGAATCTCGGCCGTGCTGTTCTTCGTGCTGGCGCTTGCGCCCGGCGATCCCTTCTCCGAATTGGCGACGAATCCGAACGTTCCGCCCGAAGTGCAGGCCGCACTTCGGGCCAAGTTCGGCCTCGACGATCCGATCCATCTTCGCTACCTGCATTGGCTCAGCGCCATGCTGCACGGCGACTGGGGCTTCTCCTTCGTCAGCCGGATGAACGTCGACACGCTCATCCTGCAGCGCCTGCCGGCCACGCTCTACGTGATCGGCTCGGCGCAGATCCTGGCCCTGCTGATCGCGATCCCGGTCGGCGTCTATGCCGCGACCAAGCCCTATTCGCTGTTCGACCAGATCGCCAACACGCTCGCCTTCGTCGGCTTCTCGCTGCCGACCTTCTTCACCGGCATCCTGTTCATCCTGATCTTCTCGGTCACGCTGGACTGGCTGCCGTTCGTCTATACCACCGACATCAAGGCCACCGGCATCCACTGGGTGCTGGAGATGATCCGCCAGGCGATCATGCCGGTGGCGGTGCTCGGCCTGTTCCAGGCGGCGTCGATGACGCGGTTCGTGCGTTCGGCGATGCTGGACGTGATCCGGCTCGACTACGTCACCACCGCCCGCGCCAAGGGGCTCGGGCAGGCCAAGGTCATCGTCAAGCACGTGATGCGCAACGCCATGATCCCGGTCGTGACGTTGATCGCGCTGCAGATGCCCGCGGTGTTCGGCGGCGCCATCGTCACCGAGCAGATCTTCCGCATCCCCGGCATCGGCTCGCTGCTGATCTCCTCCATCCTCTCCAACGACACGCCGGTGGTGATGGCCGTCACCTTCGTCTTCGCGTGTCTCGTCGTGCTGTTCAATCTCATCGCGGACGTGCTTTATGGCTGGCTTGACCCTCGCATCTCCCTCCGCTGA
- a CDS encoding ABC transporter permease produces MAGLTLASPSAERRVYSPWRETWRRYSRHKLAVVSAFLLLILVLAVVAGPFVWRVKINDIDIVAGMQGPSLAHPFGTDDLGQDILARMIYGGRISLAVGLAAMLVSVFIGTLIGALAGMSRGALGHGLMWLTDLFLSLPQLPLLLLLIYLFRDGLKQVFGPEGGIFILIVLVIGGLRWMPVARLVRAQFLSIREKEFVEAARALGASPVRQVVRHILPNALGPVIIAGTIDVAAAIIAESTLSFLGLGFPPDTPTWGRLLYDAKDFLDIGPHWALFPGGAIFIAVVAINFIGDGLRDALDARRVI; encoded by the coding sequence ATGGCTGGCTTGACCCTCGCATCTCCCTCCGCTGAGCGGCGCGTCTACTCGCCCTGGCGCGAGACGTGGCGGCGTTACAGCCGCCACAAGCTCGCCGTCGTCAGCGCCTTCCTGCTCCTCATTCTGGTTCTCGCCGTCGTGGCCGGGCCGTTCGTGTGGCGTGTGAAGATCAACGACATCGACATCGTCGCGGGCATGCAGGGGCCGTCGCTCGCCCATCCGTTCGGGACCGACGATCTCGGGCAGGACATCCTGGCGCGCATGATCTATGGCGGCCGCATCTCGCTCGCGGTCGGCCTCGCCGCGATGCTGGTCTCGGTCTTCATCGGCACGCTGATCGGCGCGCTCGCCGGCATGTCGCGCGGTGCGCTCGGGCACGGCCTGATGTGGCTGACCGACCTCTTCCTGTCGCTGCCGCAACTGCCGCTGCTGCTCCTGCTCATCTACCTGTTCCGCGACGGGTTGAAACAGGTGTTCGGCCCCGAAGGCGGCATCTTCATCCTGATCGTGCTCGTGATCGGGGGGCTGCGCTGGATGCCGGTGGCGCGGCTCGTGCGCGCGCAATTCCTGTCGATTCGCGAGAAGGAGTTCGTCGAGGCTGCACGCGCGCTCGGGGCCAGCCCGGTGCGGCAGGTGGTGCGGCATATCCTGCCCAATGCGCTCGGCCCGGTGATCATCGCCGGCACCATCGACGTTGCCGCCGCGATCATCGCGGAATCGACGCTGTCCTTCCTCGGCCTCGGTTTTCCGCCGGATACGCCGACCTGGGGCCGGCTGCTGTATGACGCCAAGGACTTTCTCGACATCGGCCCGCACTGGGCGCTGTTCCCGGGCGGCGCGATCTTCATCGCGGTGGTGGCCATCAACTTCATCGGCGACGGTCTGCGTGACGCGCTCGATGCGCGACGGGTGATCTGA
- a CDS encoding ABC transporter ATP-binding protein, whose translation MAPLLEIKGLKTHFSTDDGILQAVDGVDISINRGETLCVVGESGCGKTVTAMSILKLIAMPPGRIAAGQIIFEGRDLVPLTSNQLDEIRAKEIGFIFQEPMTSLNPVLTIGEQIAESLRRHEAVTRKQALDRTIEMLKLVQIPNAEGRVHNYPHQFSGGMRQRVMIAMALACKPKLIIADEPTTALDVTIQAQILDLLQDMKERFGMAVMLITHAMGVVAETAQRVVVMYAGKVVEEAPVDDLFDHPGHPYTQGLIRSIPRIDLDSEHKTRLEAIGGSVPILINPPVGCRFAPRCKFAMNVCTEKEPLLREIAPGHRMACHLGDPNLGAAS comes from the coding sequence ATGGCGCCGCTGCTCGAGATCAAGGGACTGAAGACCCACTTCTCCACCGATGACGGCATCCTGCAGGCCGTCGACGGCGTCGACATCTCCATCAACCGGGGCGAGACGCTTTGCGTCGTCGGCGAGTCCGGCTGCGGCAAGACCGTCACCGCGATGTCGATCCTGAAGCTGATCGCGATGCCGCCGGGCCGCATCGCGGCGGGCCAGATCATCTTCGAGGGCCGCGACCTGGTGCCGCTGACCAGCAATCAGCTCGACGAGATCAGGGCCAAGGAGATCGGCTTCATCTTCCAGGAGCCGATGACCTCGCTCAACCCGGTGCTGACCATCGGCGAGCAGATCGCCGAGAGCCTGCGCCGCCACGAGGCCGTGACCAGAAAGCAGGCGCTCGATCGCACCATCGAGATGCTGAAGCTGGTGCAGATCCCCAACGCCGAAGGCAGGGTGCACAATTATCCGCACCAGTTTTCCGGCGGCATGCGCCAGCGCGTGATGATCGCGATGGCGCTGGCCTGCAAGCCGAAGCTGATCATCGCCGACGAGCCCACCACGGCGCTCGACGTCACCATCCAGGCCCAGATCCTCGACCTGCTCCAGGACATGAAGGAGCGCTTTGGCATGGCGGTGATGCTGATCACCCATGCCATGGGCGTCGTCGCCGAAACCGCGCAACGCGTCGTCGTGATGTATGCCGGCAAGGTCGTGGAGGAGGCGCCCGTCGACGACCTCTTCGACCATCCCGGCCATCCCTATACGCAAGGCCTGATCCGCTCGATCCCACGCATCGATCTCGACAGCGAGCACAAGACGCGGCTCGAGGCGATCGGCGGCTCGGTGCCGATCCTGATCAATCCGCCGGTCGGCTGCCGCTTTGCGCCGCGCTGCAAGTTCGCCATGAATGTCTGCACCGAGAAGGAGCCGCTGCTGCGCGAGATCGCGCCGGGTCACCGCATGGCCTGTCATCTCGGGGATCCGAACCTGGGAGCCGCGTCATGA